TGCCCGTCCCAGAGGATTTCGCCCTCCCAGGTGCCATAGGGGTAGACCGCTGACAGCACCTTCATCAAGGTCGATTTACCGGCGCCGTTCTCACCGCACAGGCCGACACATTCCCCCGGCCGCACGGTGATGTCGATGCCGTTCAGCGCGTTGACACCGCCAAAGGTTTTGACGATGCCCTTCATTTGCAGCAGGTAGTCGCCCATGACGGTCACTGCCCGGCAATCTGCTCTTTGGTATAGAACCCGTCCTTCTCCAACAGATCGATATTGGCCTTGGTCAACGGGGTCGGGGTGAGCAGGATGGTGTCGACTTTCTTGCTGCCATTGTCGTACTGCGAGCTGTAGGTGGGCTTCTCGCTGCGTGCCAGTTGCACCGAGAGCTTGGCGGCTTCGGTGGCGATCAGCTTGAGCGGCTTGTACACGGTCATGGTCTGGGTGCCGTCGATCACCCGCTTGATGGCGGCGAGGTCGGCATCCTGCCCGGAGATCGGCACCTTGCCCGCCAGTTTCTGCGCGGCCAGGGCCTGGATCGCGCCACCGGCAGTGGCGTCGTTGGAGGCGACGATGGCGTCGATCTGGTTGTTGTTCCGCGTCAGGGCGTTTTCGACGATGCTCAGGGCTTCGGTGGGGTTCCATTCCTTGACCCACTGCTGGCCGACCACCTTGATATCGCCCTTGTCGATGGCCGGTTGCAGCACCTTCATCTGGCCTTCGCGCAGTACCTTGGCGTTGTTGTCGGTGGGGGCGCCGCCGAGCAGGAAATAGTTGCCCTTGGGCGCGGCTTGCAGCACACCGCTGGCCTGCATTTCGCCGACTTTTTCGTTATCGAAGGAGATGTAGGCGTCGATGTCCGCGTTGAGAATCAGGCGGTCATAGGACACCACCTTGATCCCGGCTTTCTTGGCTTCGGCTACCGCGTTGGTCAGCACGGTGGCGTTGAACGGCACGATGACGATCACATCGACGCCACGGGAGATCAAGTTTTCAATCTGCGAAATCTGCTTTTGCTCGTTGGCATCGGCCGATTGCACGAA
The genomic region above belongs to Pseudomonas sp. S35 and contains:
- the xylF gene encoding D-xylose ABC transporter substrate-binding protein: MKSFKRTLLATALALLALPVMADPAHPKIGFSIDDLRLERWSRDRDYFVAAAQKLDAKVFVQSADANEQKQISQIENLISRGVDVIVIVPFNATVLTNAVAEAKKAGIKVVSYDRLILNADIDAYISFDNEKVGEMQASGVLQAAPKGNYFLLGGAPTDNNAKVLREGQMKVLQPAIDKGDIKVVGQQWVKEWNPTEALSIVENALTRNNNQIDAIVASNDATAGGAIQALAAQKLAGKVPISGQDADLAAIKRVIDGTQTMTVYKPLKLIATEAAKLSVQLARSEKPTYSSQYDNGSKKVDTILLTPTPLTKANIDLLEKDGFYTKEQIAGQ